Proteins co-encoded in one Chroicocephalus ridibundus chromosome 28, bChrRid1.1, whole genome shotgun sequence genomic window:
- the RING1 gene encoding E3 ubiquitin-protein ligase RING1 — MAAPANAQSASKTWELSLYELHRTPQEAIMDGTEIAVSPRSLHSELMCPICLDMLKNTMTTKECLHRFCSDCIVTALRSGNKECPTCRKKLVSKRSLRPDPNFDALISKIYPSRDEYEAHQDRVLAKLSRLHNQQALSSSIEEGLKMQAMHRAQRVRKLHQESDNATFSGGEDNCDSRSHLSNASAPSHPEAGPSRKRSRASDDSGPDPDPETSHEGGGRGSPEPGAEPGSSEIELVFRPHPLLVEKGEYSQTRYVKTTANATVDHLSKYLALRIALEEAPGPGPEAAAGLEEVSEKQYTIYITTAGGAFTTLNGSLTLELVNEKYWKVSKPLELYYAPTKEQK, encoded by the exons ATGGCCGCCCCCGCCAACGCCCAGAGCGCCAGCAAGACCTGGGAGCTGAGCCTGTACGAGCTGCACCGCACCCCGCAG gaggCCATCATGGACGGGACGGAGATCGCGGTGTCCCCGCGCAGCCTGCACAGCGAGCTGATGTGTCCCATCTGCCTGGACATGCTGAAGAACACCATGACCACCAAGGAGTGCCTGCACCGCTTCTGCTCCGACTGCATCGTCACCGCCCTGCGCAGCGG GAATAAGGAATGTCCCACGTGCCGGAAGAAGCTGGTTTCCAAGCGATCCCTCCGACCGGATCCCAATTTTGACGCCCTGATCTCCAAGATCTACCCCAGCCGGGACGAGTACGAGGCCCACCAGGATCGGGTCCTGGCCAAGCTCAGCCGTCTCCACAACCAGCAGGCGTTGAGCAGCAGCATCGAGGAGGGGCTGAAGATGCAGGCCATGCACAG GGCTCAGCGCGTACGGAAGCTGCACCAGGAGTCGGACAATGCCACGTTCAGCGGCGGAGAGGACAACTGCGACAGCCGTTCCCACCTCAGCAACGCCTCAGCCCCCAGCCACCCCGAGGCCGGCCCCAGCCGGAAACGATCCCGAGCTTCCGACGACTCCGGGCCCGATCCCGATCCCGAAACCTCCCACGAAGGTGGGGGGCGAGGGAGCCCCGAGCCGGGGGCGGAGCCGGGCAGCAGCGAGATCGAGCTGGTTTTCCGTCCGCATCCGCTTTTGGTGGAGAAGGGGGAGTACTCGCAGACACG GTACGTGAAGACGACGGCCAACGCCACCGTTGACCACCTCTCCAAGTACCTGGCGCTGCGCATCGCGCTGGAGgaggcgccggggccggggccggaggcggcggcggggctggaggaggtgagCGAGAAGCAGTACACCATCTACATCACCACCGCCGGCGGAGCCTTCACG aCCCTCAATGGGTCCCTGACGCTGGAGCTGGTGAACGAGAAGTATTGGAAGGTCAGCAAACCCCTGGAGCTCTACTACGCGCCCACCAAGGAGCAGAAGTAg
- the VPS52 gene encoding vacuolar protein sorting-associated protein 52 homolog has product MTAAANMAAEAAVRVSEAPLEAELEAELGRGPPEAELDLEGEDLVLDEVDVHIQANLEDALVQEALKTGVDLRQYSKQVELELQEVERASIRDYIKESENIASLHNQITACDAILERMEQMLSAFQCDLSSISSEIRTLQEQSVAMNLRLKNRRAVRRQLGQLLDELVVPAAMISTILEAPVTEPEFLEQLQELNGKINSVKEQAFRETVACADVQHVLEKLKIKAVTKIREFVLQKIYSFRKPMTNYQIPQNALLKYRFFYQFLLGNERVVAQELREQYVDTMSKIYLSYFKSYTSRLMKIQYEEVAEKDDLMGVEDTAKKGFFSKPSLKNRNTVFTLGNRGSVIGAAELEGPIIVPHAAQKSDVRYPFESLFRSQHYALLDNSCREYLFLCDFFMVTGPSAQDLFNAVMGKTLAMFLKHMEAYVCDCYDSIAVFLCIHIVLRFKAIMAKRNIPAVDKYWDTLLEILWPRFEHILELNIQSIQSTDPQKLGFLDTRPHYITRRYAEFSSAIVSINQTFPNEKTHALLGQLQVEVENFVLRVAAEFSSRKEQLIFLINNYDMMLGVLMERAVEESKEVEGFQQLLSARTQEFIEEILSPPFGGMIAFVKEAEALLEKGQLERLRGEEARVTQLARGFSSTWKASVESLSQDVMRSFSNFKNGTGIIQGALTQLIQYYHRFHKVLAQPPLRSLPARAELINIHHLMVELKKHKPNF; this is encoded by the exons ATGACCGCGGCGGCAAACatggcggcggaggcggcg GTTCGGGTCTCGGAGGCGCCGCTGGAGGCGGAGCTGGAGGCGGAGCTGGGCCGGGGCCCCCCCGAGGCCGAGCTGGACCTGGAGGGGGAGGATCTGGTGCTGGATGAAGTGGACG TTCACATCCAGGCCAACCTGGAGGACGCGCTGGTGCAGGAGGCCCTGAAGACG GGCGTGGACCTGCGGCAGTACTCCAAGcaggtggagctggagctgcaggaggtggAACGTGCCTCCATCCGCGACT ACATCAAGGAGAGCGAGAACATCGCCTCGCTGCACAACCAGATCACCGCTTGCGACGCCATCCTGGAG cgcaTGGAGCAGATGTTGAGCGCGTTCCAGTGCGACCTGAGCAGCATCAGCTCCGAGATCCGGACGCTGCAGGAGCAGTCGGTGGCCATGAACTTGCGGCTGAAGAACCGCCGGGCCGTGCGGCGGCAACTGGGCCAGCTCCTGGACGAGCTGGTGGTCCCCGCCGCCATGATCAG CACCATCCTGGAAGCGCCGGTGACGGAGCCGGAAttcctggagcagctgcaggaacTGAACGGGAAAATCAACTCGGTGAAGGAGCAGGCGTTCCGGGAGACGGTGGCCTGCGCCGACGTCCAGCACGtcctggagaaactcaaaatTAAG gccGTCACCAAGATCCGGGAGTTCGTCCTGCAGAAGATCTACTCCTTCCGCAAGCCCATGACCAACTACCAGATCCCCCAAAACGCCTTGTTGAAATACAg GTTTTTCTACCAGTTTCTGCTGGGCAACGAGCGGGTGGTGGCGCAGGAGCTGCGGGAGCAGTACGTGGACACCATGAGCAAGATCTACCTCTCCTACTTCAAATCCTACACCAGCCGCCTCATGAAGAtccag TATGAGGAGGTGGCGGAGAAGGACGATCTCATGGGCGTGGAGGACACGGCCAAGAAAG gcTTCTTCTCCAAGCCCTCGTTGAAGAACCGCAACACCGTCTTCACCCTGGGCAACCGGGGCAGCGTCATCGGGGCGGCCGAGCTGGAGGGTCCCATCATCGTGCCCCACGCTGCGCAGAAGAGCGACGTGCGG TACCCCTTCGAGTCGCTGTTCCGCAGCCAGCACTACGCGCTGCTGGACAACAGCTGCCGCGAGTACTTGTTCCTCTGCGACTTCTTCATGGTGACCGGCCCCAGCGCCCAGGATCTCTTCAACGCCGTCATGGGCAAGACCTTGGCCATGTTCctg AAACACATGGAAGCCTACGTCTGCGACTGCTACGACAGCATCGCCGTCTTCCTCTGCATCCACATCGTCCTGCGCTTCAAAGCCATCATGGCCAAGCGCAACATCCCCGCCGTCGATAA GTACTGGGACACGCTGCTGGAGATCCTGTGGCCCCGCTTCGAGCACATCCTGGAGCTGAACATCCAGAGCATCCAAAGCACCGACCCCCAGAAATTGGGGTTCCTTGACACCCGCCCCCACTAT atcACCCGCCGCTACGCCGAATTCTCCTCCGCCATCGTCAGCATCAACCAGACCTTCCCTAACGAGAAGACCCAcgcgctgctggggcagctccag gtggAGGTGGAGAACTTTGTGCTGCGTGTGGCGGCCGAGTTCTCCTCCCGCAAGGAGCAGCTCATCTTCCTCATTAACAACTACGACATGATGCTGGGCGTCCTCATG GAGCGGGCGGTGGAGGAGAGCAAGGAGGTGGAGGGCTTccagcagctgctctctgcccGCACCCAG gagttCATCGAGGAGATCCTGTCCCCCCCCTTCGGCGGGATGATCGCCTTCGTCAAGGAGGCGGAGGCGCTGCTGGAGAAGGGGCAGCTGGAGCGGCTGCGCGGGGAGGAGG ctcGGGTGACGCAACTGGCTCGGGGTTTCTCCAGCACCTGGAAGGCGTCGGTGGAGTCGCTGAGCCAGGACGTCATGCGTTCCTTCAGCAACTTCAAGAACGGCACCGGCATCATCcag GGTGCCCTGACGCAGCTGATCCAATATTACCACCGGTTCCACAAGGTGCTGGCGCAGCCCCCCCTGcgctccctgcccgcccgcgCCGAGCTCATCAACATCCACCACCTCATGGTGGAGCTCAAGAAGCACAAACCCAACTTCTAA
- the RPS18 gene encoding small ribosomal subunit protein uS13, with translation MSLVIPEKFQHILRVLNTNIDGRRKIAFAITAIKGVGRRYAHVVLRKADIDLTKRAGELTEDEVERVITIMQNPRQYKIPDWFLNRQKDVKDGKYSQVLANGLDNKLREDLERLKKIRAHRGLRHFWGLRVRGQHTKTTGRRGRTVGVSKKK, from the exons ATG tctCTCGTCATCCCTGAGAAGTTCCAGCACATCCTGCGCGTCCTCAACACCAACATCGACGGGCGCCGCAAAATCGCCTTCGCCATCACCGCCATCAAG GGTGTGGGGCGCCGCTATGCCCACGTGGTGCTGCGCAAGGCCGACATCGACCTCACCAAGCGCGCGGGCGAGCTGACCGAGGACGAG GTGGAGCGGGTGATCACCATCATGCAGAACCCCCGGCAGTACAAGATCCCCGACTGGTTCCTCAACCGGCAGAAGGACGTGAAGGACGGGAAGTACAgccag gTGCTGGCCAACGGGTTGGACAATAAACTCCGTGAGGATTTGGAGCGGCTGAAGAAAATCCGGGCGCATCGGGGGCTGCGGCACTtctgggg GCTGCGTGTGCGAGGCCAGCACACCAAGACCACCGGCCGGCGGGGCCGCACCGTCGGCGTCTCCAAGAAGAAGtga
- the LOC134507781 gene encoding butyrophilin subfamily 1 member A1-like has protein sequence MGFPASPRGLLSYFLTLHVLRLGSAEFRVVGPDRPLLATVGQDVVLPCHLSPRADARSLEIRWIRHQFSETVHLYRNGEDLVGAQIQEYIGRTELVRDGLSNGTLDLRLAGVRPSDDGQYVCTVQNATTYEEAMVELEVAAMGSVPLISLEAYENRGIRVVCGSAGWYPQPEVLWKAANGQRLPSVSRRRSSDERGLFEIQDVVVVSGKGDGNLSCVVRNSRLEQEQASSLHISAPFFHNVIHWMAALGVSLVFLVASCGFSVYLWLKKGKRDAEPSCPVCESPWGPTVGRDLLFFLLVEWRKFLLPENQDVVTLDPNTAHSQLVLSADRRRVRWQSEERDLPNIPERFTYWFCVLGQERFREGRHCWEVEVKGEVGGESRWGIGVAKESVERRGRSFLSPDGGIWAVRHKGGRFASLTSRRTFLPRFLLPSRICVCLDCARGLVTFLDVNTGVKIFTFPPASFKGETLRPWFWIGTEKTQLCLRGSTS, from the exons ATGGggttccccgccagccccaggggcctcctgagTTATTTCCTGACTCTCCACGTGCTCCGCCTGGGATCAG CTGAGTTCAGAGTGGTGGGACCAGACCGACCTCTCCTTGCCACCGTGGGGCAGGACGTCGTGCTGCCATGTCACTTGTCCCCACGCGCGGACGCTCGGAGCTTGGAGATCAGGTGGATCCGGCACCAGTTCTCGGAAACGGTGCATCTCTACCGAAATGGAGAGGACCTGGTCGGGGCACAGATACAGGAATACATTGGAAGGACAGAGTTGGTCAGAGATGGTCTCTCCAATGGGACCCTGGACTTGCGACTCGCTGGGGTGAGACCCTCTGATGATGGCCAATACGTCTGCACCGTGCAAAATGCTACCACTTATGAAGAAGCCAtggtggagctggaggtggcag CCATGGGCTCCGTCCCTCTCATCTCTCTGGAGGCTTATGAGAACAGAGGCATCCGGGTGGTGTGTGGATCGGCCGGCTGGTACCCACAACCGGAGGTGCTGTGGAAGGCTGCCAACGGGCAGCGTCTGCCCTCGGTCTCACGGAGACGTTCCTCTGACGAGAGGGGCCTGTTTGAGATCCAAGATGTCGTCGTGGTGAGCGGGAAGGGCGATGGGAACTTGTCGTGCGTGGTGAGGAACAGCcgcctggagcaggagcaggcgtCGTCCCTGCACATCTCAG ctcCCTTTTTCCACAATGTCATTCACTGGATGGCAGCTCTGGGTGTCTCCCTCGTGTTTTTAGTGGCATCATGTGGTTTCAGTGTTTATCTCTGGCTAAAGAAAG ggaAACGAGACGCAGAACCGA GTTGCccggtctgtgag agtCCCTGGGGACCCACCGTGGGACGTGacctgctcttctttctccttgtagAATGGAGAAAGTTTCTGCTTCCTGAAAATCAAG ACGTGGTGACCCTGGATCCAAACACGGCTCATTCCCAACTCGTCCTGTCGGCCGATCGGAGGCGTGTGAGGTGGCAAAGCGAAGAGCGGGACCTGCCCAACATCCCGGAGAGATTTACCTATTGGTTCTGCGTTTTGGGCCAGGAGAGGTTCCGGGAGGGGAGACActgctgggaggtggaggtgaagggggaggtgggaggcGAGTCGCGGTGGGGCATTGGGGTGGCCAAGGAGTctgtggagaggagagggagatcCTTCCTGAGCCCGGACGGAGGGATCTGGGCGGTGAGGCACAAGGGAGGGCGTTTCGCGTCTCTCACCTCTCGTCGCACCTTCCTCCCCCGgttcctgctccccagcaggatCTGTGTCTGTCTGGACTGCGCCCGGGGGCTGGTGACTTTCCTCGATGTCAACACCGGGGTCAAGATCTTCACGTTCCCACCAGCCTCGTTCAAAGGGGAGACCCTGCGCCCCTGGTTTTGGATAGGAACAGAGAAAACCCAGCTGTGCCTGAGGGGCAGCACCTCTTAG